The following nucleotide sequence is from Papaver somniferum cultivar HN1 unplaced genomic scaffold, ASM357369v1 unplaced-scaffold_5527, whole genome shotgun sequence.
AAGCATATTCTAAATTACTCAAATAATATGGACAACAAATACCTGCCCAGAAATGCCATTTTGAAAATCTTCTAGCAACACTGTCACTTGCTTAGCTAGGTCAGTGGACAATTGAACGAGTCTCTGCGATGATTTTTCCTTTGCTGTTTTGAGGATCCACAGAGGCTGAAACATTTCGAGATTAGTCCGCAGCCAAATAAAATTAAAGTAACTTCTTTCTAAGTAGGAAACAACTTACAGTGACTAAATTATTCGTATGGCCCAAGTATTTCTGGACTGAAGGTCCTTCACATACTATATGTGTTGCTCCGCATCCAACAAACCAGTGATCTACAAACTTAGCACCTTCCCTAGTTGCTGCATCAATGACCTACGAAAACATATCCAATTATCTTCAGTGAATATTTTTTCCATTGTAAAAGAATCTCCAAAGAGGTGAAAGTAGGAAAATAAATACGATACCAAGAGAATACAACTCTCGAGTGAAAACTTCAAATTTCAACTCGGAAAATTGCTTAATGCAATTGGTTTCTCCACTGTACCTTACGTTTCAGCTCAGCCGAAAGTTCTGAATCAAGATACATGAACTGGCCAGCAAATACTGATTCTTTACTCCTAAAAGCTTCTTTTCCAGCCCCCTGTAACTGGGATTGCTCACTTAATCTGGATTGTTTTGTAACTTCATGCACCCCAACAGGGAGACAGGATTTCTCACTGCCATTGGATCCAACTACTCTATTGAAGTCTAATTGCGCAACATTTTCGATCACATTTTTAACAGCATAAAGTGATTCACTCAACCTAGCTGCAAGAAGCACACTCTTTCATTGTTAAAGGGACATCAATGCCGCATGTATCCTCTTCCACAAAGCTAGACAGGAATTATTGATGTGAAATGAAAATAGGTAGACATTAATAACATTGCACTCACCATTCCTTCTAACACTGTCTACAAACCATCCCAAGGTAACAACTAATAGGCCATTTCTCAATCCATGCTTCAAAGCATGCTCATATTTGTACGAGTATCCACCAAAGCTGTAAGACGGGTTAAGGAAAATACAGAACGAACAAAGTTTTTTCACATGTCATAGATTAAAAGTACTTGAACCAAGATTAAAGAATAGGAAAAGACATTGACATCGTTTATAAGTTTGTAACCTAGAAAGCACGTATACGTTAGTCTCCAAAATATTTCAGGCAAAAGGATATCTGAACAACCAGATGAGTGCACTGTGGATGCAGATTAGGACTGTATTGACCCCCCAACTTTTCCGTTGCATTCATAACTTGCTTTCTCGCTTCTGCCATGTTATAAACCATAAACATGAATAAGACCAACTTTAACAACTCAAACAAAAGAGAGAATAAATTACCAAATAGAAGTTACACAATTAAAGAGAAACAGCAACTAGGCCTCGGATGCAAGAAATGTAGAACATAGCACAAATCAATTAGACGACATGAGAATTGTACGGTACGGAGCAATAAAACATCCAATTTTTGTGCACCGACTTCTTCAGATTATGCTTATTACATACAGTAGCAATGGAACAGTAGTTCCAAATGGACTTGGAAATCGGACCAACTTTAACAACTTGAACAAGAGAGAAATTAAATTCTTAAGTAGAATACAGAATGAAAGAGAAACAGCAACTAGGCATCTGATGCAAGCAATGTAGAACATAGCACAAATCAACTAGACGACATGTGAATCTTACGATATGGAGCAATAGAACAGTAGTTCTAAATGGACTTGGATCAAACAACACTGAAGTAGAAATAAGGTTGAAGCCGCAGTATATCAGCATGTATCATATAGGACCAGTTAGCAGTGCACTCTACAAACAAGATTCATTCAATTCATTCCATTTCTGTCTATTAAGTGTTTTGTGTTCATATCCTTCCCTAGAACTCTTAAACAATCTAATACGAAAAAACGGAAATTAACTATACGATGAAGACCATATCAAGACATTATAATTGAAAACTGGTGACTAAACTAACAATTCATACCTTTGGATAGTCCAGTAACACAAATGACCAAACCAGTGAATGGACCACcaaccccaccaccaccaccacattcAGAAGCAGCCGATGAAGGCACAGAAGACATGGAttcaatcaatttcaagttcctcaatgcattcaatgaagatgaaaaatcaacaaTCAATTTAGAACACCCTTTACTACTAACAACCTCCACAACTCTCCCACCACTACCCATGACTacaacttctcaaaattcaaCACAAAATTTTCATTAAATTGAACAAATATCTTCTTTTGAGATCTCATTACACTCAAAATCATTCCAGACACTGtaaaaagtaaaagaaacaaGGCGGGAGAAATTCAAAGGACAAGAAAAATTAGTAAAAATTTGTACAAGTGGAAACTTTATTGGAACTGATATGATATTCTTCTTGTCCCTTCAGAACCCAGGATTTTTTCAAGCTTTTTTGACCTAAAAATTAAAGGAAGAAATCAAACTCTTATATCAAAAGGgggtttaagaagaagaagaatgtgagAAAAGTTTTTTCCTTTATCGATAAAAACACAAACTTTactaacaaaaagaagaagaaaacaaagaccCAATTTGATAAAAATGGAGATTTTCAATTCTGAGAAAAAACTTCCGAAAATAGAAATTTCAGGAACTAGTGGATACAAAATTGAAGCAACTCAGTCAAAATTTACTGAAAGTGTAtagaaaatattgaattttgagatTGAGATTTGAAAATGAAGAAATTGTTACAGAGAACAAGTGAAAAGTTTCTGGAAATTTCTGATTTGAGAACTAAACAGAGAACGGGATTTTCATGATGGAAAGAAGGAAGAAAAGTAGAAGGCACGAGAAATTTTAAAAACCGGAATATATTTACTAAATGAGATACTTACTTACTATACGATGAAGACCATATCAAGACATTATAATTGAAAACTGGTGACTAAACTAACAATTCATACCTTTGGATAGTCCAGTAACACAAATGACCAAACCAGTGAATGGACCACcaaccccaccaccaccaccacattcAGAAGCAGCCGATGAAGGCACAGAAGACATGGAttcaatcaatttcaagttcctcaatgcattcaatgaagatgaaaaatcaacaaTCAATTTAGAACACCCTTTACTACTAACAACCTCCACAACTCTCCCACCACTACCCATGACTacaacttctcaaaattcaaCACAAAATTTTCATTAAATTGAACAAATATCTTCTTTTGAGATCTCATTACACTCAAAATCATTCCAGACACTGtaaaaagtaaaagaaacaaGGCGGGAGAAATTCAAAGGACAAGAAAAATTAGTAAAAATTTGTACAAGTGGAAACTTTATTGGAACTGATATGATATTCTTCTTGTCCCTTCAGAACCCAGGATTTTTTCAAGCTTTTTTGACCTAAAAATTAAAGGAAGAAATCAAACTCTTATATCAAAAGGgggtttaagaagaagaagaatgtgagAAAAGTTTTTTCCTTTATCGATAAAAACACAAACTTTactaacaaaaagaagaagaaaacaaagaccCAATTTGATAAAAATGGAGATTTTCAATTCTGAGAAAAAACTTCCGAAAATAGAAATTTCAGGAACTAGTGGATACAAAATTGAAGCAACTCAGTCAAAATTTACTGAAAGTGTAtagaaaatattgaattttgagatTGAGATTTGAAAATGAAGAAATTGTTACAGAGAACAAGTGAAAAGTTTCTGGAAATTTCTGATTTGAGAACTAAACAGAGAACGGGATTTTCATGATGGAAAGAAGGAAGAAAAGTAGAAGGCACGAGAAATTTTAAAAACCGGAATATATTTACTAAATGAGATACTTACT
It contains:
- the LOC113343168 gene encoding uncharacterized protein LOC113343168 isoform X2: MGSGGRVVEVVSSKGCSKLIVDFSSSLNALRNLKLIESMSSVPSSAASECGGGGGVGGPFTGLVICVTGLSKEARKQVMNATEKLGGQYSPNLHPQCTHLVVQSFGGYSYKYEHALKHGLRNGLLVVTLGWFVDSVRRNARLSESLYAVKNVIENVAQLDFNRVVGSNGSEKSCLPVGVHEVTKQSRLSEQSQLQGAGKEAFRSKESVFAGQFMYLDSELSAELKRKVIDAATREGAKFVDHWFVGCGATHIVCEGPSVQKYLGHTNNLVTPLWILKTAKEKSSQRLVQLSTDLAKQVTVLLEDFQNGISGQDTDGVDGIQRDPNSRERQAGRKSTESPVERQQLVSLAKTGVRNRRGRRMQMQTCQTPIRPITPSSLLDSICWSISEPTSSACIYTDSSGTEDSNEQHTSMFFDARADGKESETTFEHFSRPLRESEKSELVFKSHFLTILFPIDRFGEMGPSSRTFFSDKGFACLQVLDHVYAFYQENLSQNEVNAAIHTDSRHADKLRSIYASQESFKNGIVQFKRIDFLGSRRSFEMLKRVGGDNNSNVYELLIRA
- the LOC113343168 gene encoding uncharacterized protein LOC113343168 isoform X3; amino-acid sequence: MGSGGRVVEVVSSKGCSKLIVDFSSSLNALRNLKLIESMSSVPSSAASECGGGGGVGGPFTGLVICVTGLSKEARKQVMNATEKLGGQYSPNLHPQCTHLVVQSFGGYSYKYEHALKHGLRNGLLVVTLGWFVDSVRRNARLSESLYAVKNVIENVAQLDFNRVVGSNGSEKSCLPVGVHEVTKQSRLSEQSQLQGAGKEAFRSKESVFAGQFMYLDSELSAELKRKVIDAATREGAKFVDHWFVGCGATHIVCEGPSVQKYLGHTNNLVTPLWILKTAKEKSSQRLVQLSTDLAKQVTVLLEDFQNGISGQDTDGVDGIQRDPNSRERQAGRKSTESPVERQQLVSLAKTGVRNRRGRRMQTCQTPIRPITPSSLLDSICWSISEPTSSACIYTDSSGTEDSNEQHTSMFFDARADGKESETTFEHFSRPLRESEKSELVFKSHFLTILFPIDRFGEMGPSSRTFFSDKGFACLQVLDHVYAFYQENLSQNEVNAAIHTDSRHADKLRSIYASQESFKNGIVQFKRIDFLGSRRSFEMLKRVGGDNNSNVYELLIRA